In a genomic window of Gossypium arboreum isolate Shixiya-1 chromosome 7, ASM2569848v2, whole genome shotgun sequence:
- the LOC108453508 gene encoding tyrosine-protein phosphatase DSP1 isoform X3 — MKEDSYNTKLSLNQQPARSHQMCRTIEEYAPAVDHHVDMLSSTSDDLNLIPPLNFAMVDNGIFRSGFPDSANFSFLQTLKLTSIIYLCPEPYPEANTEFLKSNGIKLFQFGIESYKEPFVNIPEDTIREALKLVLDVRNHPVLIHCNRGKHRTGCLVGCLRKLQRWCLSSVFDEYQSGECSVLHRIN, encoded by the exons atgaaaGAAGACAGTTATAATACCAAACTAAGCCTAAACCAACAGCCAGCTCGTAGCCATCAGATGTGCAGAACCATAGAAGAATATGCCCCCGCCGTTGACCACCACGTCGACATGTTGTCGTCGACTTCAGATGACCTCAACTTGATTCCTCCTTTAAACTTTGCTATGGTTGACAATGGAATCTTCAGGTCTGGTTTCCCTGATTCTGCCAACTTCTCTTTCCTTCAAACGCTTAAGCTCACCTCCATCAT ATATCTGTGTCCTGAACCATACCCAGAAGCCAACACTGAGTTTTTAAAGTCCAATGGAATCAAGCTTTTTCAGTTTGGAATTGAAAGTTACAAG GAGCCATTTGTAAATATTCCAGAGGATACGATTCGTGAAGCTTTAAAACTCGTCCTCG ATGTTAGGAATCACCCAGTTTTAATTCATTGTAATCGAGGGAAG CACCGAACTGGTTGTCTGGTTGGATGCTTGAGGAAATTGCAAAGATGGTGTTTGTCATCCGTGTTCGACGAGTACCAAAG CGGAGAATGCTCGGTCCTGCATAGGATTAATTAG
- the LOC108453508 gene encoding tyrosine-protein phosphatase DSP1 isoform X2, whose amino-acid sequence MKEDSYNTKLSLNQQPARSHQMCRTIEEYAPAVDHHVDMLSSTSDDLNLIPPLNFAMVDNGIFRSGFPDSANFSFLQTLKLTSIIYLCPEPYPEANTEFLKSNGIKLFQFGIESYKEPFVNIPEDTIREALKLVLDVRNHPVLIHCNRGKHRTGCLVGCLRKLQRWCLSSVFDEYQRFAAAKARVSDQSGECSVLHRIN is encoded by the exons atgaaaGAAGACAGTTATAATACCAAACTAAGCCTAAACCAACAGCCAGCTCGTAGCCATCAGATGTGCAGAACCATAGAAGAATATGCCCCCGCCGTTGACCACCACGTCGACATGTTGTCGTCGACTTCAGATGACCTCAACTTGATTCCTCCTTTAAACTTTGCTATGGTTGACAATGGAATCTTCAGGTCTGGTTTCCCTGATTCTGCCAACTTCTCTTTCCTTCAAACGCTTAAGCTCACCTCCATCAT ATATCTGTGTCCTGAACCATACCCAGAAGCCAACACTGAGTTTTTAAAGTCCAATGGAATCAAGCTTTTTCAGTTTGGAATTGAAAGTTACAAG GAGCCATTTGTAAATATTCCAGAGGATACGATTCGTGAAGCTTTAAAACTCGTCCTCG ATGTTAGGAATCACCCAGTTTTAATTCATTGTAATCGAGGGAAG CACCGAACTGGTTGTCTGGTTGGATGCTTGAGGAAATTGCAAAGATGGTGTTTGTCATCCGTGTTCGACGAGTACCAAAGGTTTGCTGCCGCAAAAGCTAGAGTTTCGGATCAGAG CGGAGAATGCTCGGTCCTGCATAGGATTAATTAG
- the LOC108453508 gene encoding probable tyrosine-protein phosphatase DSP4 isoform X1 — protein MKEDSYNTKLSLNQQPARSHQMCRTIEEYAPAVDHHVDMLSSTSDDLNLIPPLNFAMVDNGIFRSGFPDSANFSFLQTLKLTSIIYLCPEPYPEANTEFLKSNGIKLFQFGIESYKEPFVNIPEDTIREALKLVLDVRNHPVLIHCNRGKHRTGCLVGCLRKLQRWCLSSVFDEYQRFAAAKARVSDQRFMELFDVSSLKHLPIGECSVLHRIN, from the exons atgaaaGAAGACAGTTATAATACCAAACTAAGCCTAAACCAACAGCCAGCTCGTAGCCATCAGATGTGCAGAACCATAGAAGAATATGCCCCCGCCGTTGACCACCACGTCGACATGTTGTCGTCGACTTCAGATGACCTCAACTTGATTCCTCCTTTAAACTTTGCTATGGTTGACAATGGAATCTTCAGGTCTGGTTTCCCTGATTCTGCCAACTTCTCTTTCCTTCAAACGCTTAAGCTCACCTCCATCAT ATATCTGTGTCCTGAACCATACCCAGAAGCCAACACTGAGTTTTTAAAGTCCAATGGAATCAAGCTTTTTCAGTTTGGAATTGAAAGTTACAAG GAGCCATTTGTAAATATTCCAGAGGATACGATTCGTGAAGCTTTAAAACTCGTCCTCG ATGTTAGGAATCACCCAGTTTTAATTCATTGTAATCGAGGGAAG CACCGAACTGGTTGTCTGGTTGGATGCTTGAGGAAATTGCAAAGATGGTGTTTGTCATCCGTGTTCGACGAGTACCAAAGGTTTGCTGCCGCAAAAGCTAGAGTTTCGGATCAGAGGTTTATGGAGTTGTTTGATGTTTCTAGCCTAAAGCATCTGCCAAT CGGAGAATGCTCGGTCCTGCATAGGATTAATTAG